A window from Schistosoma haematobium chromosome 3, whole genome shotgun sequence encodes these proteins:
- a CDS encoding hypothetical protein (EggNog:ENOG410WGSE~COG:S) has translation MATPNSLQRWTQIDHIAISHRWRGSIEDCRSFWSTCLDSDHALVRARICLRFTGRKKDAARKPLRRLLNDSQAESIFQEQLGKQLGSHVCDTHPEAAWNDIRKAVETAVISASKVNQKVREQRWISAASIALIDARKLIPPGSEHNEERSQLKRKLTRSLRYDREQWWVAKAREMEKAAAIGNSRQLFRLVKEIGIRNPTVSETVSEKDGHIIHSQSRRLDRWAEHFRDQFNWPSATLRFPTISSQPEWQVNVGPPSLYEVEKAIGNLKRGRAAGPDRFTPVIFKDGGPVLAMRLNEVLGRIWELDVIPSDWSQSLIVPVYKKGQKSSCDNHRGISLTNIVSKILASIILRRQTKAREEQTRENHAGFRPGRDCIDQIFTLRQVLEHRHTFRRPTMVVFLDLKAAFDSVDREVLWQCLSLKGAPKKYINLIKALYSNKPGRVRAYGELSLELITSSGVRQGCLLSILVQLCH, from the coding sequence atggcgacccctaattcgcttcaacgttggacccaaatagatcacatcgctatcagccaccgatggaggggctcgatagaagactgtcgctcattctggagcacatgcttagattcagatcatgctctagtgcgagcgcgtatttgcttgcgttttactggacgtaagaaagacgctgcaaggaaacctcttaggcgcctacttaatgatagtcaagctgagagtatatttcaggaacaactaggaaaacagttaggcagccatgtatgtgatacccaccccgaggcagcatggaatgatatccgaaaagctgtggaaacagcagtgatatctgctagtaaggtaaaccagaaggttagggagcaacgctggatctcagcagcatctatcgcactgatagatgctcggaaactcattccacctggctctgaacataatgaagagcggagtcagcttaagcgcaagctgacaagaagtctacgctatgatcgtgaacagtggtgggtagcgaaagcaagagagatggaaaaggcagcggcaataggtaatagcagacaactgttcagacttgttaaggaaatcggtattaggaacccgactgttagcgaaacagtctcagagaaagatggacatattattcattctcaatccaggagattggatcgatgggcagaacacttcagggatcagttcaactggccttcagccacacttcggtttcccacgatctctagtcaacctgaatggcaagttaatgtaggtcctccgtctctttacgaagttgaaaaagccataggaaatctgaagcgaggaagagcagcaggccctgacaggtttactcctgtgatttttaaggatggtggtccagtattagcaatgagactaaacgaggtcttaggtagaatttgggaactagacgtaatcccatctgactggtctcaatcactgattgtgccagtctataagaaagggcaaaagtcctcttgtgacaatcacagaggaattagtttgactaatatagtatctaaaatattagcttcaataatacttcgacgccaaaccaaagctcgtgaagaacagactagagaaaaccatgctggttttcgacctggacgtgattgtatagatcagatattcacactacgtcaggttctagaacacagacacacattcagacgccctaCAATGGTGGTATTTCTCGATcttaaagcagcattcgactctgttgatcgtgaggttctatggcagtgtttgtcactgaaaggagcaCCAAAGAAGtatattaaccttataaaggctctctactcgaacaaacctggtagagtgagagcttatggcgaactgtcattagaattgattacctcaagtggtgttcgtcagggctgtctactctccattcttgttcaactttgtcattga